The Raphanus sativus cultivar WK10039 chromosome 6, ASM80110v3, whole genome shotgun sequence sequence attaatatttagaatcAGATATTTTCTAACAATAATTTGAGAAAACTTACACTTGTGACTGTCTGTTCTTCAGACAAACATAAACCTCTCGTCTCTGGCATGTGATGGTATCCCTATgggaaaataaaaacaaaggaAGTTTAAATGTAATTTGAGAGAAACCCAGCGagaaaatattatgtataagTCTAAAGATCATAGATTACGTTTTTCTCTCCGACAATAGCGTCATTGAGCGCTTCTCGTTGAACAAGAAGCATAGGAATCTGTTGCTCAAGTTTCATGTACATTCCTTCGTAATAGTCTCGTATAGCATGGTAGAGAGGTTGACAATCTCCTGTATCGGTTATCGCAGTTTCCATGCATTCTAAACATAAACTTCTCCCATCTTCTAACGTGTAATATCTCACGTCCCATGACTTCATTGTCACAACATAGAAAAAAAATGGTACTGATTTGTATAGACTTATCAATTAATCAATAAGAAATATTTCATTGTTAATATTTGATTACCTCCAAACGTTCGCAGCTACAGCAACGAGCGGTCTTATCGTACTCATGAGAGGGACAATACTTTTGATTCCAAAACGGATGGCATCGATACTCGATCAAGCCAGCATCATTAGTTGGGATCTAACCAGAGTAGAATGAGGTTAGTCCAATATTTTAAACGTGCATGAATCTAAATAATGTTGTATAGTTGCTTACAAAATGGTGACAAACTTCGCATTTAGGATGAGTAAGCTCTTTGAAACAAATCTTGTGATATGGTTTCGTTCCTGACAGAGAGAACTTTGAACCAAGCCAGAGACAGAACATACAAAGTTAGTACTCATTTCcaacaaaaaagtatatatcATATTCATACGTATTATGGTAAGTGTGGATATATGTAAAGATACCTCGTGCTCAGTGATAGGGTAACGACAAGAGTGGCAACAAAAACATTCAGGATGAAAGAATGTTCCCATGCATCCTAGGTAGTTCCCCATTCCGATATCACGGTTGCATCCGCCGCATATTCTGCTAAAAAATAGTAGTAGAAACGTCACTTTATTGcaattttaaatacatttgaaGTTATAATTCTATAAAACTTAATTAAGAATGTGTTTTGTTGTACCTTTGTCTTCTTCTGAATTGATAAGTAGGTTCATAAGGTGGAATAAAAGATGGTGGATTGACTCCACCGTGAAATGGCCTTGGAAAATCTGAATTGTTATCCATAGACCAACCATAACCTGCCCAAAATAACATAATTCAATCTCTaatctaaagaaaaaatattttagttaattctGATTTTCTCTAGTTTAATATGTACTCATAAATGTTAGACAAGAGATACCATGTGGCCGCCTCCTATCGTCAGCTAGAGAAAGTGACATTGCACGATCGAGTTCTTCTTTGTCTCGTGCACCTCTCGAACGATCGTCCTGGTTCGTTAACACGAACATccaaaaaatgtaaattaattCGTTTATCATGACATCAGCAGTacgtaaaaatatattgatgaaatagtttaacatataaaaaactagaaacaaaaataatagtcCACCATATACATATCGATTTCATCTTTTAGAGATTCTACTTAGGTGACTAAATATCGTTAGTAGTGCTTATGGGTATCAAAGTAGGCCACCTCAAATCTAATCCACCTCTTCCATCATGTAATGGGTGATTTGtgttcattttttatttcatggACTGAGAATTATATTCTTAACCCAATGAGATAGGTAGTCATATtaacttgaaaataaaattaaaatacttattaatttctattttagtattACTATAGtagtattataatttaataatacacTAAGTATACagaaatgtaaaagaaaaacgTATATCAAACTAACTCATAACTATTACTAATACTAATATTCGTCGGATACAATAAATTGTCCTAATTGAACCGACATACGAACCTATTTCTACCTAACTCTGTCGTCACATTGTAACATCATCTCAATTTAGGCATTAAAAGCCAATGAGACTCATGACAACAATTAGGTAACAAATGTACCAAATAATTATTAGTTTCATGGATGTGACAATTTCACAGAATGTACAACTACAAGACCCGTGATATTTCAATTAACATGAGAAACAATGAAAAACAATAGTAATATTCACATGTCTTTTGCATATTGCTTTAATATTAGAAATCACGTGTCTATAGTATATGTGCAGGTctaaaaagaaaggaaaaaaagaccgaaaatattaattaaaacttAACGATTAGttattcaatttatattttaagaaaatatttaccaAAGATGAAGGATGTAGAGGAAAGACCATGTTCTCGTCCTCTTGAAACTGAGGAGGATGATGATTAGTGCgagcaccaccaccaccgccaccatTAGAGCCACTCTTGAAAAGCTTACTCACCCATTTCATCAAGTTCCATCTCTTATCTCTGTAtgttgatgaagatgatgaccCAGCTTCCCctattattttatgaaaacgTTATTAGGTTAGCAAGTTTCTATACACGGTGCATGGGCAAATATTttggaaagaaaagaaaacgcACCAAAGATACAAGGATTGGAGATATGGCTAACATGAGCAACACCgtatgaagaagatgatgaggacgaggaagaagaatcCATATGACGATGAAGAATGTCCCACACGTGTGTTATATATCTTTGAAAACGTGTGAGTGAAGAGAAAACGACAGCCCTAGAGAGAAGCAaagaaggaggaagaagatgaagttatAAGTCATTAATTGTTATTAGagaataaaaacatatatgaaaagAGAGAATCTTTGCAGAAGAGATCGggctaaaaaatataaagaaaaaaaagaaaaggaagagatgCTTAGCTTCTGAAAGGAAAGgaacagagagaaagagatgttTTTAAgagaatatttatatttttgctgAGGCGGAGAATCTCTCAAACAACGGTGTGGGGAGGATGAAGAGAGTTGAAACCTTTTAAAGCTTctctctttttcatttttcgAAAAAATTAATCCCAAAAGTGAAATTGTAAAcgaaagtaataataaaaagaacaaaacttggcttcaccccctaaggtgaacctctacattcacccaccaataggaatgagttaattgagatttgatatctcttaaaaaaggaaaccaagtaataagaatttaatgaaataaaattatgtttttagataaataaaaaatagtagcaattataaaaaaaaaatttttttttagtattaataaatccgtcagaaaatattaaaccctaaaccctaaattctaaatactaaaccctaaacctttggggaaagcctgaacccttgggcaaatcctataccctaaatcgttaatcttaaaccctaaacccttaatcataaaccataatattaaaccctaaattctaaacacgaaaccctaaaccctaaactctttgacaaatattaaatcataaattcttaatactaaactataaaccattttgaaattaatgatttatggtttagtattagaggttatgatttagggtttagggattaggatttagtttatggtttggtttaaatttaaagatttagggtataggatttgcccaagggttcaggcttttcccaagggtttagggtttatatttagaatttaaggtttagggtttagaatttagagtttcgggtttagtattttctgacggatttattaatattaaaaagaatatatttttttgatacttactactatttttatttatctaaaaacataattttatttcattaaattcttattacttggtttccttttttaagagatatcaaatcttaataaactaattcctattggtgggtgaatgtagaggttcacccaccaataggaattagtttattaagatttgatatctcttaaaaaaagaaaaccaagtattaagaatttaatgaaataaaatcatgtttttagataaataaaaatagtagcaagtataaaaaaaatatattctttttaatattaataaatccgtcagaaaatactaaaccctaaaccctaaattctaaaccctaaaccttaaattctaaatactaaaccctaaacccttgggaaaagcctgaacccttgagcaaatcctatactctaaatctttaaatttaaaccaaaccttaaatcataaactaaatcctaatccctaaaccctaaatcataacctctaatactaaaccctaaatcattaatttcaaaatggtttatagtttagtattaagaatttatgatttaatatttgtcaaagagtttagggtttagggtttcgtgtttagaatttagggtttaatattatggtttatgattaagggtttagggtttaagattaacgatttagggtataggatttgcccaagggttcaggctttccccaaaggtttagggtttagtatttagaatttagggtttagggtttaatattttctcACGGATTtattaatactaaaaaaaatattttttttataattgctactattttttatttatctaaaaacataattttatttcattaaattcttattacttggtttccttttttaagagatatcaaatctcaattaactcattcctattggtgggtgaatgtagaggttcatcTTAGGGGGTGAAGCCAAGTTTTGTTCTAATAAAAATCTACTTTTTGGGTTTTGATGGCGACGCCGTCCCGGTCCGGTCCTACTATCCCAATTAAGTTTTGTGGTTTAACTTTGGTTTGCTATGATATTGTATGGTTAGTTCTTAGGCTTAGGTATTGATCTCGGTCCCACTATTTGTTTGACACTGATTTATCCGATATAAATTATAgagaatattataaattatgataagtattacaaaatgattttataaccaataattatatttatctcaTGAAAATCCATGTTTGAAGGTATACTAAATCGTACTTGCATTGcatttaatcattttataaagATTCATTTCTAACGGTTGTACTGCACTAtgttgaagatttttttttcaatattttctcttaaaagCTATGTAATTGGAAATAAATTGCATTTTTGGATTCGAACCTCATTAGATAATGGACTAAAAGGCTAGGCCAGCTACCATTATCTAGGATTTGAATTTTAAGTTGCATGTCCTCATAAGACATTGTTACGTTATGTGCTTTACGTTGTTAATTGATATTTGTTTGTTAGTTTATCTTTTTCTTACGGTGGCGTGACTTTAGGCTGTACACGATAAAGATGCGCTTTTGCAACGTTAAACGCAAATTGCTTTATGAAAACTCAAACGGCAGACCAATTATAATAGTATAATTGGGGGCATCAATATATAGGAAGGTCATGACCCTTGATGACGACACAAAGGTGAAAGAGGCCTCAAAGTGGAATCAAACCCCCAATTTTCACAGAACAAAAGCTTAACCTACAATTACTTTAAAGtaatttttcataaatcaaaGTAAATAGGTTGTATTAAAGACAGCATCAGATCAAATCTAGCTTTTCCAGGACCAGTTTTCACCTTGAGATCTGACCATTTCATTATCAACTTGCTAAAGTCAATCTATGTATGGACGATCTGGCCATTTCTTTATCAACTTGTTTTGATTAAAGTTGCTTATTTTTGGAACATCTCATTTGAATAACACATtctgtttaatttattataatatagtttaaactaatttaatttcATTCTACAAAACTGTCAAAGTTCTACAATACGCTCTGTCAGTTAACTGGTGGTTATAGTGTTATAGTGTTTGAGCAAGCTAACTGGTGGTTATAGTGTTTCTCCATGCCGgtgattgtttttttcttcctttcatATGTAGTAGACAACATTTTAAAAGGTGTATCTCACAAGAAACATTGTTGTATCGTCAAATACAGCTTTGTATAGAATATCAACGAGTTGATTCCCTGCCGTGGAGTATGCTATTTGgacgagttttttttttttttgataaccgtgggGTTCCCAGGCGGTAAACCCAAACTAAACCCCACGAGACCTTCCATCCGGGCACGCACGGTTATAGGCGGAAAGGTGGCCAAGGCGACTCGAACCCAGGACGGGCACTCCAGCTAGAGTTCCATTACCACTAGGCCAAAAACTCTTGGTTTATTTGGACGAGTTTTAAAGCTGGATTTCTCCATATTTCTGAATAGAAACAAGTGATCTCGAGATTTCTCTGTATCGTGGAAATTtggttttgaaaaataaaaatcttaggCTTAATTCTTAGTTTAAAAACTAAGTATATTTTGAACCTTCAGTTTATTtctgaaactatttttttctgtataatctataaattgatttattttactGTGATTTATATGATTATTGTTACAAAGTATATGCATCACTTTACCAAagaaaaagtatatatacatcACATGAAACGTGAGGCTATAGGGAGTAGCCGATGCAA is a genomic window containing:
- the LOC108806530 gene encoding protein DA1-related 2 isoform X3 gives rise to the protein MDSSSSSSSSSSYGVAHVSHISNPCIFGEAGSSSSSTYRDKRWNLMKWVSKLFKSGSNGGGGGGARTNHHPPQFQEDENMDDRSRGARDKEELDRAMSLSLADDRRRPHGYGWSMDNNSDFPRPFHGGVNPPSFIPPYEPTYQFRRRQSRICGGCNRDIGMGNYLGCMGTFFHPECFCCHSCRYPITEHEFSLSGTKPYHKICFKELTHPKCEVCHHFIPTNDAGLIEYRCHPFWNQKYCPSHEYDKTARCCSCERLESWDVRYYTLEDGRSLCLECMETAITDTGDCQPLYHAIRDYYEGMYMKLEQQIPMLLVQREALNDAIVGEKNGYHHMPETRGLCLSEEQTVTSVLKRPRLGAHRLYGMRTQPRKLTRKCEVTAILVLYGLPRLLTGAILAHELMHGWLRLKGYRNLNPEVEEGICQVLSYMWLESEVLSDPLSRNVPSTSSSSSSFSNKKGGKSNMEKKLGEFFKHQIAHDASPAYGGGFRAANAAVSKYGLHRTLDHIRYTGTFPL
- the LOC108806530 gene encoding protein DA1-related 2 isoform X4; this encodes MDSSSSSSSSSSYGVAHVSHISNPCIFGEAGSSSSSTYRDKRWNLMKWVSKLFKSGSNGGGGGGARTNHHPPQFQEDENMDDRSRGARDKEELDRAMSLSLADDRRRPHGYGWSMDNNSDFPRPFHGGVNPPSFIPPYEPTYQFRRRQRICGGCNRDIGMGNYLGCMGTFFHPECFCCHSCRYPITEHEFSLSGTKPYHKICFKELTHPKCEVCHHFIPTNDAGLIEYRCHPFWNQKYCPSHEYDKTARCCSCERLESWDVRYYTLEDGRSLCLECMETAITDTGDCQPLYHAIRDYYEGMYMKLEQQIPMLLVQREALNDAIVGEKNGYHHMPETRGLCLSEEQTVTSVLKRPRLGAHRLYGMRTQPRKLTRKCEVTAILVLYGLPRLLTGAILAHELMHGWLRLKGYRNLNPEVEEGICQVLSYMWLESEVLSDPLSRNVPSTSSSSSSFSNKKGGKSNMEKKLGEFFKHQIAHDASPAYGGGFRAANAAVSKYGLHRTLDHIRYTGTFPL
- the LOC108806530 gene encoding protein DA1-related 2 isoform X1, translating into MDSSSSSSSSSSYGVAHVSHISNPCIFGEAGSSSSSTYRDKRWNLMKWVSKLFKSGSNGGGGGGARTNHHPPQFQEDENMVFPLHPSSLDDRSRGARDKEELDRAMSLSLADDRRRPHGYGWSMDNNSDFPRPFHGGVNPPSFIPPYEPTYQFRRRQSRICGGCNRDIGMGNYLGCMGTFFHPECFCCHSCRYPITEHEFSLSGTKPYHKICFKELTHPKCEVCHHFIPTNDAGLIEYRCHPFWNQKYCPSHEYDKTARCCSCERLESWDVRYYTLEDGRSLCLECMETAITDTGDCQPLYHAIRDYYEGMYMKLEQQIPMLLVQREALNDAIVGEKNGYHHMPETRGLCLSEEQTVTSVLKRPRLGAHRLYGMRTQPRKLTRKCEVTAILVLYGLPRLLTGAILAHELMHGWLRLKGYRNLNPEVEEGICQVLSYMWLESEVLSDPLSRNVPSTSSSSSSFSNKKGGKSNMEKKLGEFFKHQIAHDASPAYGGGFRAANAAVSKYGLHRTLDHIRYTGTFPL
- the LOC108806530 gene encoding protein DA1-related 2 isoform X2; this translates as MDSSSSSSSSSSYGVAHVSHISNPCIFGEAGSSSSSTYRDKRWNLMKWVSKLFKSGSNGGGGGGARTNHHPPQFQEDENMVFPLHPSSLDDRSRGARDKEELDRAMSLSLADDRRRPHGYGWSMDNNSDFPRPFHGGVNPPSFIPPYEPTYQFRRRQRICGGCNRDIGMGNYLGCMGTFFHPECFCCHSCRYPITEHEFSLSGTKPYHKICFKELTHPKCEVCHHFIPTNDAGLIEYRCHPFWNQKYCPSHEYDKTARCCSCERLESWDVRYYTLEDGRSLCLECMETAITDTGDCQPLYHAIRDYYEGMYMKLEQQIPMLLVQREALNDAIVGEKNGYHHMPETRGLCLSEEQTVTSVLKRPRLGAHRLYGMRTQPRKLTRKCEVTAILVLYGLPRLLTGAILAHELMHGWLRLKGYRNLNPEVEEGICQVLSYMWLESEVLSDPLSRNVPSTSSSSSSFSNKKGGKSNMEKKLGEFFKHQIAHDASPAYGGGFRAANAAVSKYGLHRTLDHIRYTGTFPL